Proteins encoded together in one Lathyrus oleraceus cultivar Zhongwan6 chromosome 5, CAAS_Psat_ZW6_1.0, whole genome shotgun sequence window:
- the LOC127080846 gene encoding uncharacterized mitochondrial protein AtMg00810-like, giving the protein MAYILLYVDDIILTTSSDDLRKFIMMLLASEFAMKDLGPLSYFLGIAVTRHTGGIFLCQKNYAAEIIDRVGMSSCKSSAPLVDTKQKLSVSSGVPLEDPTHYRSLAGALQYLTFTRPDISYVVQQICLHMHAPKTKHMNALKRILRYLQGTLHFGLHLYPSSISSLTSYTDADWGGCPDTRRSTSGYCVFLGDNLISWSSKRQHTLSRSSAEAEYRG; this is encoded by the coding sequence ATGGCATACATTCTTCTATATGTCGATGACATCATTCTCACCACATCCAGTGATGATCTTCGGAAATTCATCATGATGCTCCTTGCTTCAGAATTTGCCATGAAGGATTTGGGCCCTCTTAGCTATTTTCTAGGCATTGCAGTAACCAGACATACAGGTGGTATCTTTCTTTGTCAGAAAAATTATGCAGCAGAGATCATTGATCGGGTCGGCATGTCATCTTGCAAATCGTCTGCCCCACTTGTTGACACCAAACAAAAACTCAGTGTCTCATCAGGTGTTCCGCTTGAGGACCCCACTCATTATCGGAGCCTTGCAGGTGCTTTGCAGTATCTCACATTCACTCGACCAGATATTTCATATGTTGTCCAGCAGATATGCCTCCACATGCATGCTCCGAAAACAAAACATATGAATGCTCTAAAACGCATTCTGCGTTACCTACAAGGCACTCTGCATTTCGGCTTACATTTGTACCCTTCATCCATCTCTAGTCTTACTTCCTACACTGATGCGGATTGGGGTGGTTGTCCTGACACAAGGCGCTCAACATCTGGTTACTGTGTCTTTCTTGGTGATAATCTTATCTCGTGGTCATCTAAACGACAACATACTCTCTCCCGTTCTAGTGCTGAAGCTGAATATAGAGGGTAG